Within the Miscanthus floridulus cultivar M001 chromosome 17, ASM1932011v1, whole genome shotgun sequence genome, the region ctccggagttctagaactatctcagtcctgtcactagggacgagtcagaggagtatcgctgcaatgtcccttttattttcttccacgtggtcgagattcacttccCCATCAGGGTCtgtagacagtttggaagaatgacaggctgcccaccaccgctttactccaccaaccaagtatTGCAcgagtgcgttatcgattaataacagagctacaatccagaggtgtgtgtggtagaactaaaatcgttttgttgcaggtatgaccgcaggaagaggtacaagaccaaggattggcgcgtgacacacagcgcgcacatccacttgtgggagaccagggaacAACAGCCGGTCCATGCAGGTCCTCCACACGagcagcacaccttcgacgagtacctgcgctggcttcacaggtctatgaggacacatatcaagcccccgtacatggaggaggcgattgacgaggactcggaggaagatatgatcaaagatgtgtacgacattgccactagagaggacacacagctacagagagccccgctacaaagatacgtggtaagatacttgaatggtacaatttgttatccatttggtattagttatgtatactaaaactgttcaaTCGCGTTTCTGAACCCAGGCGATATAAGTGtcgaggctgtccaacgaagcagcgtaccggcttcacgagtctagagggcaggggccaggcgttctcgaggcttttgtgaaggtaaacataaactagtcCATTCCAAaattgtttctttagtgtatatgcgtttgtgaAATgcgctaactttaacgtctatttatgcagaaggtgaagaagagctgcaggaagctagctcaaaagttgagctgcatggacactccttatgaggaaccgccactcccagcGCGGTCGGGTggtacgtcttcagcctctttgaggacgccAGCTGGCTCTTCTCAGCGGGTGACAGGTGCTActtccgcagtgcgtacaccaccacattatagcattgggaaggaccctgcaatcgaggacgacgaggatgatgatgacgacgacgacgagtgggaagattggccgcaggacgagatcggcatgtctcagctaggtggtgccccacttggcacccaaggagcataacaggtactaacaaaggtagtttctttaaatacgtaggctaaatgaactaacgatcacaaagaattctaagtaatcgtgcatatcacatacttgcagggtacgagtcATACGCACCGGCGatgcgaccacaccgacgttggctacactcccaatgtgttgccaacaaatctgaAGAGACAAAGGCGTCCGAGGAATCCTtatactcctgggtcttagtttgttaggtccaACTATTATTGgggtccgaaacttgcaggcttatttagttatgttatgtcgaacttaagtcaaacttatgtggcagcttgtcaacttatgttatttgcttcatattcgtttcaatgcgtcgcgacaTCACTGcttgcgagattaagtagcaactagttcaaaAAACGGTAGTCCTGGGGTATCTCGACACCGGTGGTCGGCGTCTtacgcgaggggtcgaggaagccggggtccatggtcgcgtcgccgccgatcctacaatatggggtcaaaaagccaaataaataagttcccttaaaaaaTATTCGTTTTAATCCGATCtaatttttcgtaatcgattagttaacatggtggttaaccgtattatgaaagacgaaaaaaaTATCAATTGCCTTATCAATTTCTCTATTCGGCCTTGAAAAATTTAACAAAATATAGAAACAATTTCACTATTCATTTTACGTCAAACAATACTTACAATAACTCCTACCatcggcgcgacgcgttccgattaaaccgtccaggtaccgccgggttggcggcgggcgcggcgggcagGCTTGCTGCTCGGGCTGGCATGACTGGCCGCGGGGTTTTATTTGGTCCAGACGCGCCATGACccctggcgcggcactgccgcgccaagatcgctgGCGCAGGCCCTGCCTCGTAAGCGGTCAACGctcctggtcgccgccacgtcagccctgtgccgcgccactaTGCATGCGCGCGGcacaggtatttggccgtgccagggcaataggcgtggccaaaagtgttagtttttaaaaaatcagaggtgttagatttaaaattacattaaaaaagggttaaaattaaaagaaTTCGATGCACACAGAGCACCAGCCGGCAAGATTACTTGTAACTAATAAACAAGTCCTTATGGCATGTTTTGCATCATTTTTGAATTCTTAGAATCTGAATTGTGAGAAGGATTACATTGTAATAATCCAGGTTTCTTTTATCCTAGATTATAGGTACTAGATTATTGTCCATTCATCTATAGTCTCCTGTTAGGACTTATTAGGAGTAAGTTTTAGACAGATTTTCTAGGATTACAATAATCTATAAGTTAGAGTATTATAATCAAGCTCGTAATCGTGGATGTTTGGATCACCTAGGAATTATTTTATCTCATTATAATATCAAGCGTGATCCAAACATGTCCTTAGCTTCATGTTTAATTTAATTATTTGGTGGTTAAATTGTTGGGTCAGTCACTCAGTATTGAAGCATATATGTGCAGTATTTTCCTTCCACCATTTACATATAATCCTCTGGCCATCAGTTTATATATGTAGTCAGTCATAATACAAAGCAGAAACTAGCTAGTAAAAAGACATGATATTGTCTTAGTTAACTCATTCACACCTAAAAAAACGTACGGCGTACTGCAACACAAGAGGTAAAATTCAATTGCTGATCACCATCTTTTTTTAGGCTATATATGCAGGCTAGCTCTGAAATAAGTAGAGAGGTTGCCTAGGCATCAAGAGATTCAGGGCAAACATATAGAGCTCAGAAACTACTGAAGAATGTACTTGTCAATCTCATATTCAAACTCATCATCGCTTATAATCTTATTACATGAATATACATCttacatatataaatatagaagCAGCATGACCCTACAATTGTTGTCGAGTTTCATCTGATTCTTTCacaaatcacaagacaataatgaTCTACATGTATGTCCTGATATGTTATACAATATGATCCAGAGTAGTATCATACATATACATATGCTTCAAGTTACTACGTATATGCTATATATAGTTACAGTATGCAGATGCAAATACATATGTACTTAGTATTATTATATAACATACGAACAGATGCAACGAAATTAAAGGCAAACGTTTGAATTCATAGCTGCTAGACTAAACAGCTGAGAAAAACAAATAAGCTAATGATCGATATGCAAGCAGATGGCTGAATAGATCAGGAGTCAAGCATCTTCTTGTAGTACTCGTCGTCGTCGATCCTCCAGAGCGAGTAATCCGAGCAGTATTCCCACGCCGGCGACGAAGGCGGCTCGGCGGGATGACCGGGACCGGCTCCTGCCCAGCCGTCGATCAACATGTAgctcgccgcctccgccgccgcgatGTCGTTCCAGAAGTGGTCCGAGGCGTAgcactcctgctgctgctgctgctgctgctgatggtgTTGATGCTGGCTTGCCGCGGTGGTGGTAGATGCCTCGTCGAACtcggcgtcgtcgtcgccgctgccgctgccgctgctttgACGCAGCGCTGACTCGGTCACGGCGGACGATGACGTGGCCGTGCCACAGCCGCCGCTGCTCGGACTCGGAGAGCCAGAGCAGCTGGACGTGGTGGCAGTCACGGACGACGACGACCCCGAgaacgccgacgccgacgccgtctTGCTGCTCCGGctgttctgctgctgctgctgctgcgccgccgccTTCTGCTTCCTGGTGCGCGTCCTCCAGAAGTTCTTGATCTCGTTGTCGGTGCGCCCGGGGAGGCTCCTGGCGATGCGCGACCACCGGCTGCCCCACTGCGCATGGAGCTGCAGGATCAGGCGCTCCTCGTCGGCGGTGATGCGGCCGCGCCGGAGCCCCGGGTGGAGGTAGTTGACCCACCGCAGGCGGCAGCTCTTGCCGGTGCGCCTCAGACCTGCATCAGTACGCCGACACATGCGCATGCACAGAGAAGAAGCAGGAGAGGGACAAGCAAAAAACTGGTTAATTAACACCCATCGCCATAGCCCATTCTACATCAATCCCCAAGCATGCatctatatacatatatatatatatatacatatatgtatatatgcatgCTTAGGGATGCACCCGCCACCGCGCAAACCTGAGACCTTTGCTAAGAAATCCCACCGGCGTTCACCAAACAAGCGGACGAACCATACCAGCTGGGCGTCTTCCTCCTCCGTCCACGGCCCCTTCCTCATCGCCGGCGGACTGTTGCCGGCGCCGCTGCCCCTACTACTACGCTCACCACCACCCTGCAGCTTCTTGCTCTTGCTGCCGCACATGCTTGCTGCTGCCGGTGTCGCCATcgactgatgatgaggatgatgatcgTCCATCGGTCGATCGGCCTCCTCGATCTTCCTCCTACGGCAGCGGCAAGGCGTTGATGgtgtccttctcctcctccctccgAATTGTCCCCGTCGTCGACCGATCTGTGAGCTGCTTGGCGCTGGATGGACTTAATAGCTTGGCGGCTGACCGGCAGACAGAGACAAAGGCCACCCAACGAAACAAGCTTCGATGCACCTATCAAGTATCaattgagagagaggaagaagaaagggacTGCCGCAGATTGATGCCTCCACTACTTGTGTACGATATATAGATTCTAGTACTAGCTGCTAGCTGGAATGCTGGATGCTTTTTGCTGATGAGTACACTTGCTTACTTATACCAGATCCTCTCTGTACTGGCCACACTGCATggttatatatacacatatacaaaAGAGAGCTAGTTGAATTGCTAGCTAGGAAGAGGAGTGCTCTGTATAGTACTACTACTGGTGGGGTAGATCTGGCAATGCAAAATGCAAGGGTAGCAGCTGGATCGTGGATGAGTGCTCTGCTAAGACGACGATGGAAAGCTAGTGCGAGGTGAGGTCAGTGATGGGCACCCCGCACTGAGAAATGCTCCTATCATGTGTTAGCACTTGTGCAATTGGGGACTTTCTAGAGTCACCTCATCTCATCACCTCACCCTCTTGGTCTTACACTCTTGTTTGTCGTTGCACATATATTTTGCACCAACAAATCATTAATTAAGTTTGGGAAACTTGTTAACCACGAGCGAAGTTTTTATTTTGTTGTGATCACCAGCGTTTATTCGGTTTCATTGTAGCCAATGTTTCGACATATATTTCTTCTTTAGAAAAAAGTCCATTTTTGCCCATTTAACTATTTCTGGTCTTTGACCACCGAACTATTGAAATCGGACAAATTATGACATTAAGATGATTTTAAAGGTGGTTTTTTTGCTTCTATATATTTTTATCtaaaaataataagaaaataatttatcttttaatttttttttatatcAGATAAATATTTGAACCTCATTTAATTGATGCTCTATTTATACTTATTTGGACCTCGTTTGTTCCTTTAATTTTCTGGTGTTTTTCTTGCTTGATGTTGTGCCTATTAGATATTTAAATTATATTATTTTGTTGCTATATTAGACCAGGAGTTTGACTAGAAGGCCAATAGACTCCAAGGGCATGGAGATCTGAAACAATTACTTAAGTCTAATTAAAGTATGGATTTTGGAGTTTGTATATTTTGTCGTAACTGTGTTGAGTATTGTCCAAAAGTTGTTTACCAATGACCGAAGAATATGAACTTTCTACTTATGAAACTCAACTATTGACTTATGTCCTAGCTTCTTCTTCAGTTCTTGTATGCAGAAGGAAAGGATACCAACCTTGCGAATGCCATGATCCACCACATAAAAATCCTATTTAGACATTTCATGGCTAGCGTTTTACTTTGTTTTGATTGCTTGACTAGCTATTTCAAAAAAGCAAGAGCTTAAGCATATCATGCAATCAACTAATTTTGTGATCAACATAAATTAAAGTGCAAAACGataatttaaataaataattCACGACTATGAGCAATTAAAAGACTAGCAACATGAACAAATAAAGATCCAAATGACTCTAAAAAGAGCATAGAAAAAGAAATATTACATTTTGAGAAAATAAGATTATTGATTatcatattttttatttataatgaATTAGCTGTGAAATTTTATTGATCAATCTAggttttattatttttggaaaatAATATATAGTCAAATTCACCTTTGAAACCAACTAGAGGACCGGATGTGTTCATTTTCCATAGTTTAACGGTCAAAAGATATCTAGTTTTCGAGTGGCCAAAATTGGAATGGATTTCTTTGTCTTATCTTTTTGAAACACAATCTAGAGGCATGCCTATGCATGTACATTTACCTTGCACACGTGTACACTCTCCCTGAACCTTCAAGAGTCTGAGTTTGTTATGGCGCACTATTGAATGAATATCATTGTTTTCCCTtaaataaatttagaaaaatacgaGCACATGCCACTAGATCTAGGATTTAAATTTAGGTGGTCAAGTTCTACTACAAGAAGCATAACCAGATAGCTGCAAGCAAGTTTTGGATTTAACCCTGAGTTTGGAGGTCATGAACTTCCTACACAGAACATAAAATCAATTCCTCGTGGATTAGTGATTAAAAGTTTTAATAGTGGATCAAAGTAATCTCTATGTATATCATGTTGTCAGATTGTCTCTACACAACACATATACAGGATGTTTTACGACATAATCT harbors:
- the LOC136516502 gene encoding myb-related protein 305-like; the encoded protein is MRMCRRTDAGLRRTGKSCRLRWVNYLHPGLRRGRITADEERLILQLHAQWGSRWSRIARSLPGRTDNEIKNFWRTRTRKQKAAAQQQQQQNSRSSKTASASAFSGSSSSVTATTSSCSGSPSPSSGGCGTATSSSAVTESALRQSSGSGSGDDDAEFDEASTTTAASQHQHHQQQQQQQQECYASDHFWNDIAAAEAASYMLIDGWAGAGPGHPAEPPSSPAWEYCSDYSLWRIDDDEYYKKMLDS